The following is a genomic window from Carassius gibelio isolate Cgi1373 ecotype wild population from Czech Republic chromosome B20, carGib1.2-hapl.c, whole genome shotgun sequence.
AGCACTGATAGatacagtttataataatttaatacattatttgtaagtgtctttatatttattaagtgtaatatagtatttaatattaagaatttacactgtaaaaaaaaatctgtaaaatatacggtaaaaaagcggcagctgtggttgccagaattataccgtaAAAATACGGTAACACCGTTTTTGGCTCAACAgttttaccttaaatttacaCCGTGAAAATTTAACGGTAAAAcgctgtaaaaatgctacagtagcaacctgttaaatggtttacgGTAAATTCCCTACTATATACAGTGAAAAACTGTATGGGACTTTACatgtaattttatgtattttattatattttacataaataccaacttattgaaatactgaaatctgttttgtgaaacatcaaattcaaacaaaatttttcagtttatgttttttcactgtaaatttgaaccatttaacaggtttgtactgtagcattttcacagttatttaccgttaaaatcacgttttttttttaaagtgtagaaTTATACTGGAAATTACTGATAAATAtagtttattaaatacattatatttaagtatatgtaaatatataaggtgtaatatatatatatttaatattaagaatTCAGAATTCATACAGAAAAGTACTGATAAGtaaagtgtatttaaatatagtttatatttaatataattttatattacatatatttaatgttattatatatatatatatatatatatatatctgtgtgtgtgtgtgtgtgtgtgtgtgtgtgtgtgtagttatttTGAGTTTGAATATATTAAgtgtaaaaacataacatttggatattattttattttctagatGTATTTGTGACTGGAGAACAGGAAGGCTGTTTTAGCCTGTGTGATCACGTACCGTGGTCTGGGACGTTGAGAGCCGAGGGGGTGTCTGCGTGGGCTTTGGTCTGGACAGGACTGCTGCTTGCTGTCATCTGTGTGCTGGATCTCCGTCTGCTGCGAGCGCTCGATGACTCTGGAGCTCCGCTGGTTCCTGTGGTGGTGGATGTCGGGTGGAGCGTGCTGAAGTGGATGCTGCTTGTGGGCTCGTGGGTCGTTGATGGTGGGAGTGTGGTAGGTTTTACCGTGGTGACTGCTGTCTCATTTATCACAGGTGACACATCAGAGACGTTTCGACTGTCTGTGACGTTCTCGGCCGGGGCAGATGAGTTCACCAACATTACTAGAGATGAAAAAAACACGAGGGAGTTTGAAAACAAAGTGTGCACTCGCTCACATCTGAGTGCAACTTCCAAGAAAAAAAGGTGCACAATTCTaataatttgtgatttatttgattaaaaataaaccacaccaaagatgcatttattatatatatataaatataatgaaatatatcaaaactgaatttaatgcatatttaatatagaatataacattttaattcacTTAACAATTTGGTTATCAAGTGCATTTGCATATTAAATAAGTGTCTGTGCAtgtgagacgtgtgtgtgtgtgtgtgtgtgtgtgtgaggattcaaactctctcactctcacgtCAGATCTCACACTGCATTTACTCACTGTCTCTCTTTATGTCACTTCACATTGCTGTCGTAGTTCAGAGCCACTGGTTGTTGTCTAAATGATCTGTTCTGTCAGGTCGGTGCTAGTTAAGTGTCTTCTGGAAGaattcactctcatgttgttctaaacctttCGAAATCGGTCTTTTCTTCAGGTTTTGATTATGAAGCAGCAGAAATGTGATTTGAGAGTTTCCAGCCAATGATGACTTATAGATATTGGTGTGTTCTGACATCTACATGTTTGTAGATTCAATATTCCTCTAGTTTGAAATTAGTAGAAAATATGTGCAGATGGAGTgttattctatattattattatttatatagtatttattcatattttatgtgctttcaaacgattaattgcatccaaaataaaggtttttgtttgcataatgtgtactgtgtgtgtttattatgtatatatataaatacacacacatacatttatatatttaaggaaaatatgtaatatttgtatattaaatatatttatgtataataataataatgtaaatattttcaaaatatatactgtatgtgtgtgtatttatatatataataatataataaatacacagtacacacacatatattatcattaataaaaacttattttggatgtgattaatcacgattaattgttctgcaacattttatatatatatataattatatagaatttaagcattattttaattactaaaaaatgactaaaaatatatataaagtttatttaaaatagagcTCATGCATCTTATTTTTTTGCTGAATCTGAGGTACATGAGCTCAGATGAACGAGGCCTCCAATCAGTCAGTTCCATGACAAAAAACAAAGCCTGTGCTAACTGACagaaaacaagttgacaaaaagattgaattcAAGATTTGGTAATATTATAGCATAATGAGAGTTTTAAAAGGCCAGTCATTCTTGACTGGGAACACCAAATTAGGTAAAGAattttcagcacagcacaagATGTTAAAGAAATGTCTAGAACTGATTCGTTCAGAAACCCAGTGACTAGTGCTTCTTCATATGCACTCATTGAAGCAGTGTAGGAACTTGTGTAAAGTCTCTATCAATCTCAGATGAAAAAGGCTGTAAATGTTGTACCTGTAGTTGTGTCTGTGTGCGGCGTGGGCTCAGTGCTGTTGGTGATGTTAGTGGAGGACTGCGTCTGATCGCTGCCGGGGCTCGAGGTCATGTTGACTTCAGTCACGCCGTTTCTTCTCTTCACAGAGCTGTGAGATGATGAAGACACGTCAGCCGCAGATGACACGCAGAGATAATCACCTAAAGATCAGAGGACAACCAGGACAGAGATCATATATGTGTCTTAAGAAAAcaaacactgtatgggtcaaaattgttgatttttcttttatgccataaatcattaggatattaagcaaagatcatgttccataaagatttagtaaatttcctaccgttaaTATATCaaccattatttttttgtttagtaatatgcattgctaagaattcatttggacaaatttaaaggtgattttcttcaatatttagatttttttgcaccctcatattttcaaatagttgtatcttggcccttttcgaaaaattgacacttaaggctggttttgtggtccagggtcagatATGAATCAGATCTAGGAATACATTTGGCTTGTAACTTAAATTATTCAAAGTTATCTGcatatttgaatgaaaatgtgtATTATCATGAATTAAAAATGAGAGAATGTCTCTGCCAAATCTGGGTCCAACAGAGGATGTTTAAACGAAGCTCTGTGCTGTCGTCAGTTATATGTGATGAAACAAGAGAAGtgttaataattaattcagtcaTTTAATTAAGAAACATTGGCATGTGTTACTGTTTGTCTGACAAATAATAGATGTGTTGAAGAAACCTGTTATTATTTGTGCagttttattttggtttgtgTTACAGATATGAACGATACTTTAAATCACATGATTTGAGAAAAGAACTTGGCTTGCACTGAAGGAGAGAACTGAGGAGTCTGGGGTtggtgcattttttaaatgtttttaaaaagacgACTTTtatcctcaccaaggctgcaattatttgattaaaaaatacagtaaaaacagtaatactgtgaaatattattacaatgtaaaataactgttttctatttgaataaattgtcaaaagtaatttatttctgtgatgcgaagctgaattttcattattattcctccagtcttcagtatcacatgatctttcagaaattattgggatgtgctgatttgctgctcacaaaacatttctttgtaatattaatgctgaaaacagtaaCAATTATAGACATTATCATTATTTGGTTTCTTTTCTAAATGCCCACATTACAGTATACCAAGGAAGAGGATATTTCAAAGGTTTGAAAGGCTTGGCTTTGTCCTAAATATTTGCTCAATGTCTATATTAGTCTGTCTTCTGTTAACAGATGCATTTCTTATCAGTTTTCATTCTGTTTTCCTCTTCTGATAGAGTTCTGGTCTTCAAGTTAATTTTCCTGaaagtctctctctgtctcttttatACAGATGTGTTTTGATTTATATTCCCCATAATTAGCAGCTTTGTTTAATCATATTGATTAGGTGGAAAttggaataaaataatataataccctacataaaaaaaaagtatataaacatTTGATTGAAAAACTTAGAAGTTTAATTTGAAGTGCtcagtttacaattttttttttaaaataaataaatcgaaaGATAgggaaaaactaataaaaatgactaatgCACATTGAAATTATTCTAAAAacgtaaactaaaattaaaatgaaaatataaaaaggtcAATCAAATTATGAAACAAttgtataatagtatataatttataataatatatgctACTTCATAAAAATGCTACTTTCATTACAAATCTGATTTCACAGTGTAGTGTACAGTAAGTTTTGTAAGTTATGTGAGCAATGCTAGCATGTTATCAATAGTTGCCAGAGCATTGTTATGGACACATTCACTTTATCATATGATGTTGGCAATTATGATCTAACTCAAGAGACTTCCTGAAGTATCGAGCTATTATAGGATGCCTAATCTCTCTCCTGCTCTTGTGTTTGTGGGTCGTTACCCAGAATCCTTAGGGAGGTTTGTTGAGGGTTTTGCGCACCACACCCTGCCACTTCACAAGAGTTCTTTTGGCTGCGCTCCTCAATAACGGCCCTGTTCTGAGCTACTGCCGCTGCATGTCACAAACCCCACCAAACCCGCACACATGGGGAAAATACCAGTCCGGAGGGTATTTTGGGAGGCTGATTCATTGCCTGATTCAGCAGTTTGCAGTTCTTGGGAAAGAAACATCAGTTTGAGCATGAAAATGGTCTGAGCATTAATGAACAGAACAGATATATAACGATTCTTCATGAAGACATGTCTCAGTCCTTGGGCTTTTCATACTCACTAATACTCAGATTTTCACCCAACCTTTGTGctatttctcctctctctctctctctctctctctctctctctctgtcctttcAGTTAGTCTGTTTATTTGCCTCAAGACACACTTCTTCCTGTGTGTGTCATTATATAAGAGGACTGCGCAGCATTACACACGacttcattttattaaaatcagACCTCTTTAAAGGAACATTTACTAGttcaataaaagttaaaagagtAATTCACCCAAAATTAGAAATTTGCTCACACTCAGGCAATCCAAAACAGTTTCTTCATGGGAACGGATTTGGAGTTATTCAGCATTAAATCCcttcccctgcagtgaatgggtgctgtcagaataagagtctaaactgatgataaaaacatcacaatcatcCACAAGTAAtgggactcattctgacggcacccattcactgcagtggatccattggtgagcaagcaaTTTAATGCTACAATTGTTTCAAATCTTTTTaggtgaagaaacaaacacagctacatcttagatggcctgagagtgagcatattgtatttttatttgtgggtgaactgttcctttaaattctACATTATGTCCATTAATGCTGAAGTACTCAGCatttactaaaaatgtaaattgctGAGACGCTTCTAATGGAAGAAAACACAGCCAGTTGATGTTTTATAAGAATGTTTATTCTTAAAGTGCTTGAATTCattcttagaattttttttttttatttgagccaTAATATCATCTAAATCATTACCAGCTTCCAGTTATTCTTCACTGACGTAGTTCCTGTTTGGATCCTTAAGTCATGCATCATTTACCATGATTACATGCTTGTAGCTTTGGACTTACTggatgtaatgaaatgttttagtcttgtAATGTTCACTTTGTTTCCTTGTGTACTTTCACTTAAAATGTGTGTCTTAATTtagatgcaaatgtaaaaatgattTCCAGCAGTAATGGACATAACGCCAGAAATGCTGCACAGGAAGATTCCTTTAAAAATGTGACTTAGATGAAACAATCTGATGCATTGAAATAACCTCCCAAAATAGCAACTTAAACTCTTTTGAAAGAAAATTGGAGTACACTGAAAAATATTTGAGGGTGAAAGCAGTTTCGCTTCAATGTAAAAACATACTTAGTTTTATTAAGACatcataaaatctttttttttttttttttttacagcttatAATGATACTTGACTTTGTGGCAAACACCACTAGTGATTTTCACCCAGTATGTTTCTCACCATGTTTTTCACATCTTCTCGCAGGTTTTCTCACCTCTCATCTATCTGCAAATCTCATCTTTATGCAAAGCTTTTGCTTGATATGAAACTGTCTGTGGAGCTCATAACTGCgggtacactaaaaaaaatatatatattttgaaggttattggagtacattttacaagatataaaatttaatgtttaatcaaatgtgttgtttccatttttttctaattttctgCGAAATTTACCCGGaagtaattattataaaaaaaaaaaattcaatcatttaatgcattaaattaaagggTTAACTGGAAATATATTAGAAAAGCAGCaaaactattttttctttttggaatatAGTGCACTGTGAATTGTGCAAGATAAGAGCATGCAAGTATTAAAAGTAAACAGGGTTTTTCAAAGTGCTTTTGTACGAGATGTAAAAATAGGAGCGTTAAAAAACTCCCCAGATGAAAGTGAGAGGAACAGGACGTCAGAATGCAAAGATGACAAGCAACAGAAATGCTCTAAAAATACCACATGATTGTGTCCTGAGCAATCTTGCTCTCGCTCAGTCAAATTCAGAGGGCTGTACAGCCCGTTCTTAACTTCACAAAAGCAGGCCTTGcagaataaaatcaaatttaaatatggtaaaaataCACCACTGCATGACTCCTAATTACAAACACTGGCTCAGAAATGAAAGCATTCTGGGATCGAGAGACAGTAAGTGTGGTTTGAAAGCATTCCCATTATGCTCTCTGTGCCAGTGCTGCTGGGACACAGAGATGAATTTCTTGCATTTTCACCCTTATATGAGCAtaaacgtgtgtgtatatatgtttcATGCATGTTCTTTAAATCAGAACTGAATATTAGTGAGCTGCTCACAATGTAATCTTTTACAGTTTTGAACACAAAGCTGAATATAAGTAGGCTGCAAAATCTTAACCTgtttcatttaaaatgcaaacGTCTATTACAACACttataaatgaaaaacaagcttatgtttGTGTTTATACGATTAGTCTTCTCCAGTATCCACTTTTAGGCTCTGGTTGGAGTTCTGCATGAGAATAGTGGCTTTTCACCGCAAGATACATAACAAGGAAGGCTGTGTCTCGAAACATAGTGAGCTCCCTACCTAGAAAGCATTTTCGAGTATCCTCAGTACATTAAGCAGTTTTTGGGCATCCATAAAGTCCTGAAAGACGAATCTGTACTCCTAAACATAATTTCTTAAGTCATACATATGGTGCCTAGGTAGTTAGTTCGctaggttttgagacacagccatTGTTTGACTGCGCAGGATACGCGTGGCAGCAGAAACAAACTAATAGTGTCATAAAACCTGACAAATACATTTCAAAAGGGCTCTTAGGTCTAATTCTGTTTGACTtcacgatagatagatagatagatagatagatagatagatagatagatagatagatagatagatagatagatagatgataaagatttttttttacctgtaatgAGAGAACAGTAGAAGAGCACCATCGCACAAAACGCAACATTTCCACATCTGCCCATATCCTTCATATGACAAAAGATGTCAACTAACTTCAGcctaaaataaagctaaaatagtcctatcgttctttctttcttcagacgTAAAAACCGACACAACAGTCCATGTGTGTTTAACAAACGCCTCTGGATCGACGGACGGAGATGAAGTTAGATGCCAGTGTGTTTTTAACAGCGTGGATGATCAAAAGTGTCTGGAAGAGTTCATTCACAGCGGACCCAAAGAGTTGAGATCCCTGCGCGCTCCCTTCGACGCGGTGGGCGGGGCCACAGCTGGATTGAGCGTCTCGAGACCttgatttttcttatttatttatttatttatttaattaattaatttttgtacAAAGTTCATAGAGATGCAATGCATGTGCTTTGGATTAGTGTGTGTAAAACACatattatgcaaaaaatatacatttctaaattTACTTTAAGACAACAAACAATTATGTTTTCtttatgttttgttatatatatatatatatatatatatatatatatatatatatatatatatatatatatatatatatatatatatatatatatatatatatatataacaaaacatgcataaaataGACTTACTGGAGCCAAAATCCATGCAAATTTTCAAAAGTACCACCAAGAGTCGCTGTGACGCCGCATATGAACAACcgttatttcagaaaaaaaagaagaagaaaacgacATTACCCATAGTGCAGCGCGAAGGATCGCTTGCAGGGGCCATTCAAATTTAGCCTGATTAAAAATAACGCACATTAAAGTCATGTGATCAACTTTCACATGAAATCAGCACGATTTTGCAGTTTTAAAACGGGTGAAACCCTTAATATCAGAAATCAGACCCGAGCTCTAATGAAACAGACAGCCAATTAATTTGATAAAAGGAAAAGTCACATAAACGCAGTCAATCAACAGAGCAAATTCACCATTTAAGTATTCATGTTTTttaacacatacatatataataataatactgaaacatattttaactggaaatatttttttctgtttttcgtGAAGGCAGAGGGTTGGGCACGCGCAGCGCGTGTCGAATCATCGATTCATCGTCAGACCGACAAGAACCGGAGACGGAGGACATATACACACCGGATCACCGAGACCCGCGGACACTTATTTGTGGCATATGGTCATATTTATCGGTCATCTGAGATACGAAAGGTGTATATATCATGAGTGAAATATGAAATCGAGAGACATGAGCTCGCGCGCACCGGCCTGATCGCGCGCCGGGCCGATTCAAAATTCACCTCAGAGATTAATTAGcggttattattaaaattatattaatcagCAGTATTACTATAAGTCGTTAGGCGCTAGATTGTGGTCAAAGAGCGACAGGAGGTGTgtgttacagtaaaaacagcgaTGGATCCGGACACAGCCACAGACTTCACCGTGGAAAACGTGGAAAAggtaaatatgtacatatttattaaataatgttatttaatgttcaTTTACTCTTTGATaaaacatgcaaatattgttGTTGTAAGTtgagaatattttttgttgtttattaattatatacaCGTATATACTATTTTAAGTccattattttgttaaaatataaccTAATTTATTAGATTCTTTTTGCTGTAATTAATCTGTATTTTTTAAACCAGTATAAATCAAAGCAGTTCTGCCATGATAAATTATCTGTATAAAAGAGGTTATGGGgttaaatgtgcttaattgtcatgaaaacagTGTCCCAAggcacaaaatataatttaatagtcCTAAAAAAACAGCATATCATTTCTCATGACTCTTTTTAAAGCAGTGGTAAAATTTGTCTGTGGTCTTCATGGCCGCTTCTGTGAGATTGACCATGTAGTTGCTTTAGGATCATTACAAATTTGTCATGTTTTAGTTGTTCTCTCTTTATTATCTCTCTGTTTTCGACTGCTTTATTTTCTGCCCAATGTCTGTTACTTTTATGGATCTGTCTATTTTTGAGGGTAATTTTATCTGTGTATGATTGTAATGCAGCTGATCTCTCATGATCAGGTTACAGATTTGAAACTGGTGTTCAATGTTAGATTGGATTAGAGTAAAGAGAGTGATATTGAGGCATCCGTGAGGATGAGGAGCGGAGAGAGGGTGGTGTCCCGCCCGTCTCATCTCTGCCGGCCGGAGGGTTTCTCATCTTTATCCCAAACACATTGGTCTGCTCATGTGACACActcattgttattattgttaaccgCAAACATGGTGTGTCAGTAATGTATCagtaatttcattttaatgtaatgcactcgattgctgctgaaaataatttcaaatcgtCCCTCAGTTTGTGTTTACAGTAATGCATGTGTAAGACATTCGGGAGTGTTCAGCAGCACTTATGTTAATTCTTCAATTTAATATGTTAAGATCAATTTCAGCCATGTGCTATTGTTAGTGCAATTGACAAAAAAACCTAAATGCagtttattatgtttttgaaatgagtctcttatgtacacaaaaactgctttttaaaatgtaaaataacctttttctgattgaatgtattttaaaatgtaatttatttctatactcaaagctgaatattcagcatcattgctccaatcttcacacgatccttcagaaatgattctgatttgctgatttgctgTACAACATACATTGTACACGTTTAAACCAAtctcatatatttttttggaaactgtaatTTACTGTCATTCAGAAGTTaacattcaaaatgttaaattaattatatgtgacagtaaagacatttataatgttacaaaaggttttgatttaaaacaagcttttaaactttctaatcatcaaaaaatcctgaaaaaaataattatccaaAAGAAAAcaacgttttcaacattgataataataaggatcatttttaataattgagTGAAAATATATATCTGTGTATCTGTGTATTAGAataattcctgaaggatcatgtgacactgtagagaCTTGGATGAATCATCTCTTCAACTTTGAGATCCTAAAAAGTTGAGATGATTACTTTAACTCTGTTTCAGatagaagattaaaaaaaaatgttctcgcCATTCTTTCACGCTCGTTCTctcagcagcacacacacacagaggtcgttgtgtgtgttattgtgtatTGTTCTGGGCCGTGTGATGGTCAGCCGTCTGCAGAGGAATacaataaaaccattttaaatatcCTGGTTAGATATCCAAGCTGACAAAGATGAGAAATGCTCATGTCAGTTATGCACAAAACAATTCAGATTGAGTGATTTGTTACTTGTGGATAACCAGGACTTGTATTTGCTGGAGAGGTTCATTTTTAGATGCAGCGAGATGCTTGACTTTAGAGGTTTttgatgtgaatgtgtgtgattaTTCACAGAGGGattctggagtgtgtgtgtgtgtgtgtgtgttgtcatgtTCCACTATTGTGTCTTGATTGGCTCGGCCGTTAGCCTTGTTAATTATATCTCTTGGGCTGTGTGCAGAGATTTGGTTGTTAGTGGCGACTTGATATGTTTTTCTAACCACT
Proteins encoded in this region:
- the LOC127983696 gene encoding uncharacterized protein LOC127983696; protein product: MKDMGRCGNVAFCAMVLFYCSLITGDYLCVSSAADVSSSSHSSVKRRNGVTEVNMTSSPGSDQTQSSTNITNSTEPTPHTDTTTVMLVNSSAPAENVTDSRNVSDVSPVINETAVTTVKPTTLPPSTTHEPTSSIHFSTLHPTSTTTGTSGAPESSSARSRRRSSTQMTASSSPVQTKAHADTPSALNVPDHDNSKASADPLLAGLVSAFVIVAAIVSVLIFLKFRNTNDGPEFRRLQDLPMDDMLEDAPLSMYSY